From Camelina sativa cultivar DH55 chromosome 7, Cs, whole genome shotgun sequence, one genomic window encodes:
- the LOC104703997 gene encoding disease resistance protein RML1B-like, with protein sequence MSLIMASPSSSSSKSRNYRFKVFTSFHGPDVRKTFLSHLRDQFQGNGITMFDDEKIKRGRDLSPSLKRAIRESKISIVILSKKYASSGWCLDELVEILKRKNAMKQIVMTVFYGVEPSDVRKQTGDFGMAFNKTCANKTDKERKEWRKALTDVSNIAGEDFKKWDNEANMIKKIARDVSDKLNDTPSKDFEDMVGLEVHLKKIQSLLRLDYKDEAMIVGISGPAGIGKTTIARALMSLLSDRFQLTCFMNLSGSNHSGLHDYGLQLRLQEQLLSEVLNQDGIRIRNLGELQKRLSDLRVLIILDDVNDVKQLEVLANKTTWFGHGSRIVVITENKDLLQQRGINNTYHVGFPSSKEVLEILCKSAFKQSSPPHGFVELAESIRHLCGNLPLGLCVMGSSLFGKKQDEWECVMRRLETNSWRELDDVLRVSYDRLHENDQILFLHIAVFFNYKDCDLVEAMVADDRNLDIKYWLKILVNKSLIEINPTGEIVMHKLLQQVARQAIHRQEPWKRQILINADEICDVLRYENGTSNVSGISFDTSGISEVSISVGAFKRLPNLQFLRVYKSRSDGNYRMHIPEEMEFPRRLRLLQWEAYPSKSLPPTFHPEYLVELKMRESQLEHLWCGTQVGVVLYK encoded by the exons ATGTCTCTCATCatggcttctccttcttcttcttcttccaagtcTCGCAACTACAGATTCAAAGTGTTCACGAGCTTCCACGGTCCCGACGTCCGTAAAACATTTCTCAGTCACTTGCGCGACCAGTTTCAAGGCAACGGGATAACTATGTTTGATGATGAAAAGATTAAGAGAGGCAGAGATCTCTCTCCTTCCCTCAAAAGAGCTATAAGAGAGTCTAAGATATCGATCGTGATTCTCTCTAAGAAATATGCTTCGTCAGGCTGGTGTTTGGATGAATTGGTGGAGATCTTGAAACGCAAAAACGCTATGAAGCAGATCGTGATGACTGTTTTTTACGGAGTGGAGCCATCCGATGTGCGGAAACAGACTGGAGATTTCGGGATGGCTTTCAATAAAACTTGTGCGAATAAGACGGACAAGGAAAGAAAGGAATGGAGAAAAGCTTTGACTGATGTGAGCAACATTGCTGGAGAAGACTTCAAGAAATG GGATAATGAAGCGAACATGATCAAGAAGATTGCAAGGGATGTTTCAGATAAACTTAACGATACACcatcaaaagattttgaagaCATGGTGGGACTCGAAGTCCACTTGAAGAAAATCCAGTCCTTGTTACGTTTAGATTATAAGGATGAAGCTATGATAGTTGGAATCTCTGGTCCTGCAGGCATTGGTAAAACTACCATTGCTAGAGCTTTGATGAGCCTACTCTCTGATAGGTTTCAGCTTACATGTTTTATGAACCTCAGTGGAAGCAATCATAGTGGTCTTCACGATTATGGCCTGCAGCTGCGATTACAAGAACAACTTCTTTCAGAGGTTTTGAATCAAGATGGTATAAGGATACGTAATTTAGGAGAGTTACAAAAAAGGCTAAGCGACCTGAGAGTGCTAATCATTCTTGATGATGTGAATGATGTAAAGCAATTGGAGGTTTTAGCAAATAAAACCACTTGGTTTGGTCATGGAAGTAGGATTGTAGTAATCACAGAAAACAAAGATCTTTTGCAGCAACGTGGCATCAACAATACGTACCATGTGGGATTCCCATCTAGCAAAGAAGTTCTTGAGATCTTATGTAAATCTGCTTTTAAACAAAGCTCTCCACCTCATGGTTTTGTGGAGCTTGCAGAAAGCATCAGACACCTATGTGGCAACCTCCCATTGGGACTATGTGTGATGGGTTCATCTTTATTTGGGAAGAAGCAGGACGAGTGGGAATGTGTAATGCGGAGGCTAGAAACTAACTCTTGGCGAGAACTCGATGACGTATTAAGAGTCAGCTACGATAGGTTACATGAAAATGATCAAATTCTATTTCTCCACATTGCAGTTTTCTTCAACTACAAAGATTGTGATCTTGTGGAAGCCATGGTCGCTGATGATCGTAACTTGGACATCAAATACTGGTTGAAAATCCTAGTTAACAAATCTCTTATAGAGATAAATCCCACTGGGGAAATAGTGATGCACAAGTTACTACAACAAGTGGCTAGACAAGCCATTCATAGACAGGAGCCTTGGAAACgacaaatattaataaatgcTGATGAGATTTGCGATGTCCTTCGATATGAGAAT GGTACTAGTAATGTGTCTGGCATATCATTTGATACATCAGGAATCAGTGAAGTGTCTATAAGTGTTGGCGCTTTTAAAAGACTGCCCAATCTACAATTCCTGAGAGTATATAAAAGTAGAAGTGATGGGAATTATAGAATGCATATACCAGAGGAGATGGAGTTTCCGCGTCGTCTAAGGTTACTACAATGGGAGGCATACCCAAGCAAGAGTCTTCCTCCTACATTTCACCCTGAATATCTTGTCGAACTCAAAATGCGGGAAAGCCAGCTCGAGCACCTCTGGTGTGGAACCCAGGTTGGTGTTGtgctatataaataa
- the LOC104705220 gene encoding disease resistance protein RML1B-like, whose translation MNISSYMMLSLSLSLSLSHWVVLLQIQPLKKLKFMDLFASKNLKELPDLSNATNLEKVNLNYCESLVEIPSSFPHLHKLWWLDVSNCIKLQVLPAYMNMASIETGCRKLRKIRVVSNHVKNDVINKDDVPDASVAWWSCRLRFLDMSYTEKLKGFTHLPKSVTFLDLSYSGIERLPDCIKDLHQLEELKLSGCSRLTSLPELPASLNYVYANDCESLETVVFPLSAPHAALIFTNCFKLDQQARRAIIQQSFSPTNALLPGRQVPAEFDHRSKGNCMTIRPDDGNPSIGIAVCVVVSSNQQFTEMSDYSSMLLCRIHGYLTYEGEAFIEPVSKCRREHLCLFHFRPLPVDLSEPGTEMKIEFSSESNAFDIIEWGVKIFTPQSIYLIDVMKDYHCRRVLRVVDHETYGSNNGRGFGYEDDDKIHMRSHDSGDYHGHYRVLRDLDIVSGHEDDSNNGGSGYEDNGKNHMRSHDSGDYPGRYRVLQGREIVSWHEDDSNSGGSGDEDNGKNHIYSHESRETTDDEEEYQSEPGEESEEDNGQGVADGDYGSAVFRKTPSASTEHDSDILKYGIFLILLGLFSIFVVNY comes from the coding sequence atgaatatatcaAGTTATAtgatgctctctctctctctctctctctctctctctcattggGTGGTTCTCTTACAAATTCAGCCCCTTAAGAAACTCAAGTTCATGGATTTGTTTGCGTCCAAGAATTTGAAGGAACTCCCGGATCTTTCAAATGCTACAAATCTGGAGAAAGTAAATCTGAACTATTGCGAGAGTTTGGTAGAGATTCCATCCTCTTTTCCACATCTTCATAAACTATGGTGGTTGGATGTGAGTAACTGCATAAAACTACAAGTCCTCCCAGCTTACATGAACATGGCGTCCATTGAAACAGGATGCCGAAAATTGAGAAAGATTCGAGTTGTTTCTAATCACGTCAAAAATGACGTTATAAACAAAGACGATGTGCCTGATGCATCAGTTGCGTGGTGGTCGTGTCGTCTTAGGTTTCTCGATATGAGCTACACAGAAAAGCTCAAGGGCTTTACACATCTCCCAAAGAGTGTCACATTCCTAGACTTAAGCTACTCTGGTATTGAAAGGCTTCCAGATTGCATCAAAGATCTTCATCAGTTAGAAGAACTTAAACTATCTGGCTGCAGTAGACTCACATCTTTGCCAGAGCTCCCTGCTTCGCTCAATTACGTATATGCAAATGATTGTGAATCACTGGAGACCGTGGTTTTCCCTTTAAGCGCTCCACATGCAGCATTAATTTTCACCAACTGCTTCAAATTGGACCAACAAGCACGACGAGCAATTATCcaacaatctttttctccaACAAATGCGCTCTTACCGGGAAGACAAGTGCCTGCAGAGTTCGATCACCGTTCCAAAGGAAATTGCATGACCATTCGTCCAGACGACGGTAATCCTTCTATTGGCATTGCGGTTTGCGTCGTGGTTTCCTCGAACCAGCAATTCACAGAAATGAGTGATTATTCTTCCATGCTTTTATGTCGCATCCACGGCTACTTAACCTACGAAGGCGAGGCGTTCATAGAGCCTGTCTCAAAATGTCGAAGGGAACATCTATGTTTATTTCACTTTCGCCCTCTACCTGTCGACCTCTCCGAACCAGGCACAGAGATGAAGATCGAATTCAGCAGCGAATCAAACGCCTTCGACATCATAGAATGGGGTGTCAAGATCTTTACCCCACAAAGCATCTACCTAATCGACGTTATGAAAGACTACCATTGCCGTAGAGTATTACGAGTGGTCGATCACGAAACCTACGGGAGCAACAATGGACGAGGATTTGGCTATGAAGATGACGACAAAATCCACATGCGTTCACATGATTCCGGAGACTACCATGGCCATTATAGAGTATTACGAGACCTTGATATAGTATCTGGCCATGAAGATGACAGCAACAATGGAGGATCTGGCTATGAAGATAACGGCAAAAACCACATGCGTTCACATGATTCCGGAGACTACCCAGGCCGTTATAGAGTATTACAAGGTCGAGAAATAGTATCTTGGCATGAAGATGACAGCAACAGTGGAGGATCTGGTGATGAAGATAACGGCAAAAACCACATTTATTCACATGAATCCAGAGAAACGacagacgacgaagaagaataCCAATCTGAACCTGGAGAAGAGTCCGAGGAAGACAATGGTCAGGGTGTCGCCGATGGGGACTACGGATCTGCTGTATTCAGAAAGACGCCGAGTGCTTCTACAGAACACGATTCTGATATCTTAAAATATGgtattttccttattttattaggGTTATTTTCAATCTTTGTTGTAAATTACTAG